The Ralstonia sp. RRA DNA segment GTGGCCGTCTGCGGCTCGAACAGGCGGATCTGCGCTTCGCAGATGCGCTTGAAGTCGCGGGCGATGCGCTCCAGATCGAGGTTCGGCACGCGGCCGGTGAAGACGGCGTCATGCTGCGCGCCGCAGGCCTCGAACGAGACCAGCGTGAACGTGCCCATCTCGACCGGGTGGTCGATCAGCTCGTCGTAGTTGGCGGCTTCGTACCAGCCGAACCCGTAGCGCTTGGCGCCGGCCTTGCCCTGGATGCGGCCGGTGGCTTCACGCAGCGCGGTGGCGACGCGCCAGCCACGGTAGGCTTCGCCGGCGGGCGGCTGGATGTCGATCAGGCAACGCTGATCGTCTGCACCTTCCACCCGCAGGAAGACCGATGTGCCGTTGAAGAAGCCGTGCGTGGCGTCCAGGTGCGCGGCCCGCACTGACAGATCCCACGCATAGACGTCATACGACACCGTCAGCGGCCCGCTGCACGGCGTGGCCCACCAGGTGTCCTTGTCGACCTTGGTCAGGCGTACAGGCCGGTCGCCAGACGACGCCTCGATGCGCACGATGTTGCGCGCAAACTCCCGGATCATGTAGCTGCCCGGAATCCACGCCGGCAGCGAGAAACGCTGCCCCTGTGGATCCGGCGAATCGACCGTGACGGTGACGGTGAAAACATGCGCCTCGGGGGCGGCGGGGGCGATGGTGTAGCGGATCGGCTTCATGGCGGACATTGTAGCGTTGCCGTCCCATGCTGCCGATGCCGAATTCGTCTGGAAACCGGTCTGTCAGACTAACGGTTGACGTCCACAACCACGCGCCCGCGCATCTTGCCAGCCATGATGTCGTGCGCTGCGTCGATGGCCTCCGAGAGCGTCACCTCCCGGGTGATGGCGGCCAGGCGGTCGGGCAGCAGATCGGTGGCCAGGCGATGCCATGCCGTCTGACGCAGCGCACGCGGCGCCATCACGCTGTCGATGCCGCACAGCGTCACGCCGCGCAGGATGAACGGGGCGACCGTCGCCGGGAAATCCATCCCCTGCGCCAATCCGCAGGCCGTGACCACGCCGCCGTAGCGGACCTGCGCGCAGGCATTGGCCAGCGTGTGCGACCCCACCGAATCCACCACCGCAGCCCAGCGCTCCTTCTGCAGGGGCTTGCCGGGGGCGGACAGCTCCGCGCGGTCGATCACATCCGTGGCGCCCAGCGCTTGCAGAAAGTCCGCCTCGCTCGTCTTGCCGGTGGAGGCCACCACGCGGTAGCCCAGCTTGCCCAGCAATGCGATGGCGATCGAGCCCACGCCGCCCGAGGCGCCCGTCACGAGCACCTCGCCGTCGCCCGGTTTCACGCCGGCACGCTCCAGCGCCAACACCGACAGCATCGCCGTGTAACCCGCCGTGCCGATCGCCATGGCCTGCCGCGCATCGAGCCCGGCTGGCAGTGCAACCAGCCAGTCGCCAGACAGACGTGCACGTTGCGCGAGGCAGCCCCAGTGCGCCTCGCCGACGCCCCAGCCGTTGAGGATGACCGCATCGCCCGTCTTCCACTCCGGATGCGAGGAGTCGAGCACCACGCCCGCACCGTCGATGCCGGCCACCATCGGCCACTTGCGCACGACGGGGCCGCGACCAGTGATGGCCAGGCCGTCCTTGTAATTGATCGTCGACCAGTCCACGCGGATCAGCACGTCACCCGCGGTCACGTCGTTGGCGAGCGCCTCGGGCGTGGAGAGCGCCGCGTCATCCAGGTCAACGATGTGGGCCAGCGGCCCGCCATCCTGCTTTTCCAGCATCAGCGCGCGAAACGACATGTTGGTCTCCGATCGGGTTGTGATTGTTGTGATGTGAGCGCCCAAAGAAAAAGCGCCGGAAGAACCGGCGCTTTCATGGGGTGGCTTACGACTTCTTGAGCGCGGCGAACTTACGCTCCAGCGTGGCCGCATCGATCAGGCCCGGGGCCCGCGAGCCATCGGGGAAGATGATGGCCGGCGTGCCAGTCACGTTGAGCGACTGGCCGAGCTTCAGGTTGGCTTCCAGCGGCGTGTCGCAGGTGCCGGCGCCGGACGGGGCGGTCTTGGCGGTCATCCAGTCGCGCCAGGCCTTGGCCCGGTCAGCCGAGCACCAGATCTGCTTGGACTTGGTGTTTGAATCTTCCGACAGGATCGGGAACAGGAAGGTGTAGACGGTGATGTTGTCGACCTGCGTGAGCATCTGCTCCAGCTTGTGGCAGTACGGGCAGTTCGGATCGGAGAACACGGCGATCTTGCGCGCGCCGTTGCCCTTGACCCACTTCACGGCGCGGTCCAGCGGCAGGTCGGACCACTTGATGCGGTTCAGCTCGGCCAGGCGCTCTTGCGTGAGGTTGGTGGCGGTTTGCGTGTCGAGCAGATCGCCATTCAGGACGTAGCGGCCGGTGGCATCGGTGTAGACGACCTGGCTGCCGAGGTTGATCTCGTACAGGCCGGCCAGCGGCGACTTGGCAACGCTCTTGATCTCCACGTTGGAGCCCAGGGCCTTCTGCACGCTGGCTTTGACCTTCTCTAGCGCGGGCTCGGCGGCACCGGCGCTCAGTACATAACCCGCGCCAATCGCAGCCACAGCCACCGCAGAGGCGATGGCCGCCACCCGAACACGAAACGACATAACAACTCCTGAAACCCCAGAAAACGCTGATGATGCCCGAGAACTGCCTCAGCCCAGCGCGTGCTTAATGAGTAAGCGTTTGATAAATGGCGTCATGCCCACCATGCGCATGCCCGCATTGCGTACTGTGCGGGGCAGTGCGCCCGGCAGGGCGAACAGCTTGTGCAGACCATCTGTGGCGGCCGTAAGCGAAAGCAGGTCTTCGCGGCGGGCACGCTCGTAACGGCGCAACAACCTCAGATCGCCATGATCGCGCATGGTTTCACGTTCCGCCATCACCTTGCCAATTTCTGCGACATCCCGCAGGCCCAGGTTCATGCCCTGCCCGGCCAGCGGATGAATCACATGGGCCGCATCGCCCACCAGCGCCACGCGCGGCGCGACCGCCCGGCTGGCGTGCTGCAGGATCAGCGGGAAGCCCTGCGCGGGGGTGATGTTCGACAGACGCCCAAAGCGAGCGGCGATGGCGCCACCTGCGGCGGCCTCCACGGCACGGCAAAGCGCATCGGGTGACAGGGCCAGCAGTTCACGCGCGTGCGCTTCATCGGCGGACCACACCATCGAGACGCGGCGATCAGGCAACGGCAGCATCGCGAGGATCTCGCCGCGTGCGGGGGTGGCGTCGTCGGCTGCGGCGGCCTGCTCGGCGGAGGTGCCGAGAAACCACTGCCACGCGGTGTCCTGATGCCAGTGCTCGGCCTGGAAGTTGGCGACCACGCCCAGTTGGCGATACGGCTTCGCCTCGGCCTGGATACCGGCCTGCTCTCGCACCCAGGAGTGCTTGCCGTCGGCGCCGATCACGCATTCCGCGCGAATCACCTGCCCATCGGCCAGCGTCAGGCGCACGGCGTCGGCTTCCATCTCGAAGCCGGTGGCAGCGTGCGGGAAGATCTGCACGGTGTGGGCAAAGCGCAGCGCGGTTTCCAGCGCGCGCTCGACCAGCGACGACTCGGCAATCCACGCCAATTGCGGCGCGCCGGCGGCGTAAGCGGAGAAATGCAGGTCAGGATGGCTGTGCTCGCCACGCGCGGCGGCATCGTCGCCGAAGATGCGCATGTCGTGCACCGGCTGCACGCGCGTCATGTCGAGCGCAGGCCAGATGCGCAACTGTTCCAGCAACGCCTGCGAGCTGGACGAGAACGCGTAGACGCGTGCGTCCCAGGCATCGGGCCCCGCAGTTGTAACAGACGGCGCGGGCGACGGCGCAGGCGGCGCAATCAGCGCCACGCGCAAGCCGATCTGCGCAAGCCGCAGCGCGCACGCGCGCCCGACGATACCGCCGCCAACCACCGCCAGATGGTAGGCCGGTGCCTCCTTGGAAGCCGCCTTGGGAGAGGAAAACGCGGGTGTATTCATGGTGCGCCGATTATAGCGGCGGGGGCAGCCGCGACTTTGCGGCCGCGCAAATGTGTCACGGCCAGCACGTGACGCTGAAATGGGGT contains these protein-coding regions:
- a CDS encoding MDR family oxidoreductase, with amino-acid sequence MSFRALMLEKQDGGPLAHIVDLDDAALSTPEALANDVTAGDVLIRVDWSTINYKDGLAITGRGPVVRKWPMVAGIDGAGVVLDSSHPEWKTGDAVILNGWGVGEAHWGCLAQRARLSGDWLVALPAGLDARQAMAIGTAGYTAMLSVLALERAGVKPGDGEVLVTGASGGVGSIAIALLGKLGYRVVASTGKTSEADFLQALGATDVIDRAELSAPGKPLQKERWAAVVDSVGSHTLANACAQVRYGGVVTACGLAQGMDFPATVAPFILRGVTLCGIDSVMAPRALRQTAWHRLATDLLPDRLAAITREVTLSEAIDAAHDIMAGKMRGRVVVDVNR
- a CDS encoding DsbC family protein gives rise to the protein MSFRVRVAAIASAVAVAAIGAGYVLSAGAAEPALEKVKASVQKALGSNVEIKSVAKSPLAGLYEINLGSQVVYTDATGRYVLNGDLLDTQTATNLTQERLAELNRIKWSDLPLDRAVKWVKGNGARKIAVFSDPNCPYCHKLEQMLTQVDNITVYTFLFPILSEDSNTKSKQIWCSADRAKAWRDWMTAKTAPSGAGTCDTPLEANLKLGQSLNVTGTPAIIFPDGSRAPGLIDAATLERKFAALKKS
- a CDS encoding UbiH/UbiF family hydroxylase — encoded protein: MNTPAFSSPKAASKEAPAYHLAVVGGGIVGRACALRLAQIGLRVALIAPPAPSPAPSVTTAGPDAWDARVYAFSSSSQALLEQLRIWPALDMTRVQPVHDMRIFGDDAAARGEHSHPDLHFSAYAAGAPQLAWIAESSLVERALETALRFAHTVQIFPHAATGFEMEADAVRLTLADGQVIRAECVIGADGKHSWVREQAGIQAEAKPYRQLGVVANFQAEHWHQDTAWQWFLGTSAEQAAAADDATPARGEILAMLPLPDRRVSMVWSADEAHARELLALSPDALCRAVEAAAGGAIAARFGRLSNITPAQGFPLILQHASRAVAPRVALVGDAAHVIHPLAGQGMNLGLRDVAEIGKVMAERETMRDHGDLRLLRRYERARREDLLSLTAATDGLHKLFALPGALPRTVRNAGMRMVGMTPFIKRLLIKHALG